The stretch of DNA ttgaaaatatttaatattgatattttaatagtaaatatttattacaattataaatatattagtaaaaaatgttttgtagtataaaggctaaaatatgtcataagtgtTGGATATAGTAttctaagtgtagtattttcatctaagtacacttgtaatttttcaaatagataagttaataaaattattcaagaatcgcattaatactttgtataattgtcctcatatgatttttgcacgcaaagcaaatttTAGCTAAAAGTATGAAGCATAGAAAAATTTAGCTTCACAACTTTTCCCAAGGTTAGAGATATCGATGTTTTAATGTTAGTAATGAACTTTGACAATATTATTATGTGGTGaacaattaatttattattcaatcacttttttttataacataatcaGGAATCATCTATTCGTTTtagttattttcaatttatggcTGTTAatattctaacttaataattgactaatattatatatttaattttatttatttatttatttataaataaattattgcaatATATGCAAAAGCAATGTAAAagataaatttatagatataaaataaactcaattataaatgaaaatataagaaaatctcaaatgtatgtttgtttcattgaaaatggcttttatgaaatattttcaagaaatctgtcaaataacagaaaatattttatacagattcatccaaaacagaaaatattttatacaaatttatccaaacaccaaaaaatattaactttttcaaaaaagtaaattattttccagaaattattttcCGAATTTCTAGTTAAACAAACtgagcctaaaattttaacaattttcctTTCAATAATTTAGGCCTCTTTAACTAAAAGATTCGTGGATCAAATTTGATGATGAGCCTATGCTTCTCACTCTACCACCACTCACAAGGGAGTTTGCTTAACCATGCCTAGGCTATCTAATCATAAGTCAGAACAAGGATCTTAGCCATTACCGATAGCTAAATTGGCCCAACTATCGTCCACTCAACAATTTCTTTGTTGTGATGGGTTTTTTTAATCGGTAACTCATCaattgttttcatttgtttcactgTTTGCTGAAAGTTATGTATGTTATCGTTATCACTATCCTATTAACTTAGAAGagaatctttttctttctttccatccATGATAATTTTCTCAAAGAAATGAATTGTTCAACATATCATTGTTAAGAAAACAATTTAGAGGTAGAAATTAAAGATATGGGCTGGAAAAGGGGGGAAAAGGAAACATTAATTCAACCGTGCTTTTATGGGTTTAACCCAACACCACAAGCATGTGAACAAAGGTATATTTAACCAACTAAAGTCCACGAATGGTTAGGGGCCCCATAGAGAAAGTTGCATTGGCCTCACCTTACTTGCTGATAAAGTTTCCACCGCCCCAACAACAACACAGGTCCCAACCAATTCGATTTCAGTTTTGTCCTCACTAAGGAAATGACCGCCTAACGAGATTGGCAATTTGGCATCGCTCTATATGAAATACAATCTGATGAATTAGTTCTTTCAAGTATGAAAGTGAAAGGGTTTGCCAAAAGACAAAAGAAAGTAAAAGGCAAAATATGCAATATGCCAATATCCCattcataccaatttcatatCTGCTAATGAAAATTGAAATACATGGAACCTGTGAGGAGATGGGTTTTGTAGTTGCCTTTCAGGCAGTTTCCTATAAAGTATTAATGGAGTTGACTGCCATTTCTTGATTCCATTGAATGCAATTCGAGTGAATTCAATAACTTTTAGCTTGTACCAATGTGTCATATTTCccaagaaattataaaagatgtctattttaacaattttactttAAATAATTTGGGCCTGTTTAACCAAAAGATTCTTGGGTCAAATTTGATGATGGGCCTATGCTTCTCACTCTATCACTACTCACGAGGGAATTTGCTTAACCATGCTTAGGCTTAACATCTAATCGTAAGTCAGAACGAGGATCTTAGCCTTAGCCGATAGCTAATTTGGCCCAACTATCATCCACTCAATAATTTCTTTGTTGTGATGGTTTTTTTAAGCTGGTAATTGATCAATTGTTTTCATTCTTTTACTGTTTGCTAAAAGTTTTGCATGACATTGTTATCATTGTCCTATTAACTTAGAAGagtatcttttttttctttccatccaTGATAATTTACCCAAAGAAATGAATGGTTCAACATATCTATGTTGTTGAGAAAGCAATTTAGAAGTAGACATTAAAGATATGGGCTGGAAAAGGGGGGAAAAGGAAACATCAACTCAAATGTGCTTTTGTGGGGTTAACCCAACACCACAAGCTCGTGAACAAATGTATAAAGAATCAGCTAAAGTCCACAAATGGGCAGGGGAGCCATAGAGAAAGTTGCATTGACCTCACCTTACCTGCTGATAAAGTTTCCACCGCCCCAACAACAACACAAATCCCAACCAATTTGGCATTGCTCCATATGAAATACAATTTGAGGAATTAGTTCTTCCAAGTATGAAAGTGAAAAGGTTTgctaaaagagaaaagaaagtgaaaagacCAAATATGTAACATGCTAACATCTCATTTATACCAATTTTATATCTACTAATGAAAATTGAAATACATGAAACTTGTGAGAGAGAGATTTTACAATTATATCTAAGTTAACTGCCATTTCTTTATTCTATTGATTGCACTTCTACTgaatttaatatttgttaacttgTTCCACTGTGTCGTATTTTCTATTAAATGCAAGGGTGCTTGGTTTAGTGGTACGATTCTCGCGTAGACCTGTCCATGGTCGGGCGGTCCGGCTCGGCCCgatggcccgcccgaaatatggaagggtttgggtaaaaatataggctcgaaatatgggcttgagcaaaaaaacgaggcccgtttaaaaaatgggccgggcctcgggcaccacctTTTTGGCccagcccgaatataataaatatatattttttatttttattttttaattttaaaatacttttaaaatattttttatttttttatttttaaaataattttttaatgtttattaaaaaataggccgagctcgggcttatgatattttCCGGGCCGGGCCAGGataaaatttcaggcccatatttcgggccgaaCCCGGGCCTAGGAGGcgggccaaaaaaattttctGAGCCCGGCCCAACCCAGCCTAGGAGGTCTATTCTCGCGGTAccccctttccatttctttttattttttaacatttctTTTAGTCATATATTTTACGAACCTAAAAATCCAATTTCATTTGCCTCCTCCCATAACCCTACTCTCCTCTCTTCCAAACCAAATTTCTGACGCAATGAGCAGATCCGGCCAACCTCCAGATCTCAAAAAGTATGCTTTTCTTCACGCTGATTTCAACACTTCTCTTTTCTTTATCCGCTATATTTCGATTTCTAATTTATACTATTGGTGTTATTTGTACGCAACAGGTACATGGACAAACAACTCCAGAGTAAGTTTTATCCTTTTTCCTTCTTTGCGATTACCCATTTCAGTTTTATGCTACTTAGTTTTACATTCATTTGATGATGCTTGCTTCTTGTGGTCGCTAAATTATACCCGAATTTGGTTAGCTAGGTTTCTCGTCCATGGTGATAGATGCCTCATTAAGCTGAGTCCGGTCGAGTCCAGTGTTTTGGCATATAAAGCTGAAAGGGTTCTAATTGTAGGTGTAATAGTTCAATTGTAATAGTAAGCGGGTGTCCTCTGTCCATTTTCTGTCAATTAATTGTGATTTAAATCTGGGTGCTTTTTTTTTGGGTGCTGTCTTTGCATTTTTCCCCCTCACTGGTTGGCTTATATGTAAGATTTGAGTCGGAAGTGACCGGCCccatggaatttttttttttttttgtttattagtGTTTGCATGTCCAAGAATCTATCATGTTGGtcataattgaagtttgaaataTTCATGTTTCAAAAGTAGGTTGAAGAATCCATGTCTTTGTTTGTTAGGAATTTACTGCTGATTCTTGTGTTGATCTCGTAAGTTGCCCACTAGGCGGACGTATGTAAGATAAGAAGTATAAAGGGGGAAAGCCTTGTAATACATATgcagaacataaaaaaaattactttttgtgGCCTATGAGCTTGCAGATTGTTGATTTACCTACATTGTAGGTTTGTAACATGCATGAGAAGGAATCGATTTAATTGTGTGAATTATACTGTTATTTGATGCTGCAGTCAAGCTGAATGCTAATCGGATGGTTGTTGGTACACTTCGTGGGTTTGATCAGTTTATGAATCTAGTGGTTGACAACACCGTGGAGGTGAATGGCAATGAGAAAACTGATATAGGCATGGTGGTGAGTCTTTTCCCCACCTTAAATACCTTGCTCAATGCTTAAATTGCCATTCAGGGGATATGCTTTCATATTTAGCCTTGTTTTAATCGATATCAATGAATCGCAGGTTATCAGAGGAAATAGCGTTGTTACTGTTGAAGCACTTGAACCTGTAGGCAGAATGCAGTGATTCGGTTTTTTCTACTGGAAATTCCGGAATCACTTGATGGTATCTGGTGGTTGGATAACATAGATGCTGGCCTCCTAGTTTGTGATGgactattaaatttaattaagaacTCATAGGAACTTTAGACTGTTATTGGTGGATTCTGCTCCTTTTCCTTCTCTGTACCGGATTGATTGCCCTTGAGCATTCCGAATAGGGTTTTAATTGAATGTAGAGAAGGGTAGTAACAGTGAATACTTACCATCTTAAATGCTCAGGTCTAGATTGAAACTTATGGTGCATATGTTAAAGCTTGTTTCTATTCCTTGATGTGTTTTAATGCATCCATTGCCGTAGTTTGATAGCACCGTCCTATCTTTGTGCAATCGAACCATGATTCTGAGCCTCAACTCCTCCAGCTCTTAAAAGAACTAAATCAGCCTTTTATTATGGATCCTTACCCTAGATGGAACTGGTTTGGAGATATCAAAAGTGAGTGGAGGCTCATAGTACTGACTGACAAATGAGTATTCATCATCACTGTATGATTTCTCAACGAAAAGGATATTTCTTTGATGCCCAATCAATGCTTGTATTTCAAGTCTCAATTCCAAAAATTCTAAGCTACCGATACCAAGCCCCAATAGCATAACCGACGAAGCAAACCGAAAACCTGATTGTCCACATCAAGCAAGCCAAAACGCCCAACACCAAATACCGGTGAAATAAGTGGTTTTTCTTCTACTATATCCCTAAATTTTTTCCTCTTTtcaaaaaattccaaaagaaataatGTGCCCGTTTATTCAAATATCAGTTTTTATAATTTAGACTATTTTCATTAATGAAAGAGAATATGTAATTTGCCCTTAAAATTGTTCAATCTAAATTTTCTTTTGTCTTAGTTGCTAATTGAATTTGAATTCTATCACTAAGGTAAGTACCTTTGCACTATCATTGTTAGTTTGTATTGATGTGGTTTTGATAGTCAATCTGGTGTTGACATGTGGCAACCTCTTAATATGTCACATGCTAGacataaatttaaacataaaaaatatttaaaattatataaattaataataataaaaaaagcaaCTCTTTTTACATC from Gossypium hirsutum isolate 1008001.06 chromosome D04, Gossypium_hirsutum_v2.1, whole genome shotgun sequence encodes:
- the LOC107899248 gene encoding probable small nuclear ribonucleoprotein G; the protein is MSRSGQPPDLKKYMDKQLQIKLNANRMVVGTLRGFDQFMNLVVDNTVEVNGNEKTDIGMVVIRGNSVVTVEALEPVGRMQ